A section of the Chryseobacterium scophthalmum genome encodes:
- the proS gene encoding proline--tRNA ligase → MAKLTSRSEDYSKWYNELVVKADLAENSGVRGSMVIKPYGYAIWEKMRDEMDKKFKETGHVNAYFPLFVPKSLFEAEEKNAEGFAKECAVVTHYRLKNDPDNPGKLIVDPEAKLEEELIVRPTSEAIIWNTYKGWIQSYRDLPILINQWANVVRWEMRTRLFLRTSEFLWQEGHTAHATKDEAVEEAEKMNKVYADFAENFMAMPVVQGLKTPSERFAGADETYCIEALMQDGKALQAGTSHFLGQNFAKAFDVKFTNKEGKIEHAWATSWGTSTRLMGALIMTHSDDLGLVLPPTLAPIQVVIVPIFKGEEQLNQISEVALEIQNKLKLKGISVKFDNDTQNKPGWKFAEYELKGVPLRIAMGPRDLENKSVEIARRDNLTKETRPLEGLDSYIEDLLKTIQQDMYTKAYEFRKNNFTKVDSYDEFKKVLEEKPGFIYAHWDGTAEEEEQIKEETKATIRCIPLDDDIEEGVSLISGKPSKRRVLFAKAY, encoded by the coding sequence GGTATAATGAATTGGTTGTGAAAGCTGATTTGGCTGAAAACTCAGGCGTGAGAGGCTCTATGGTTATAAAACCATACGGGTATGCAATCTGGGAAAAAATGCGTGATGAGATGGACAAAAAGTTCAAAGAAACGGGTCACGTTAATGCTTACTTCCCGCTTTTTGTGCCCAAAAGCTTGTTTGAAGCTGAAGAAAAAAATGCTGAAGGTTTTGCTAAAGAATGTGCTGTAGTAACGCATTACAGACTAAAAAATGATCCAGATAATCCAGGGAAATTAATTGTTGACCCGGAAGCTAAATTAGAAGAAGAGCTTATCGTAAGACCAACTTCTGAAGCAATCATCTGGAATACTTATAAAGGCTGGATTCAGTCATACAGAGATTTACCAATTCTTATCAACCAATGGGCAAATGTTGTGCGTTGGGAAATGAGAACCCGTCTATTCTTAAGAACTTCAGAGTTTTTGTGGCAGGAAGGTCACACCGCTCATGCTACTAAAGACGAAGCTGTTGAAGAAGCAGAAAAAATGAATAAAGTATATGCAGATTTTGCAGAAAACTTTATGGCAATGCCTGTTGTACAAGGTTTAAAAACACCTTCAGAGAGATTTGCTGGTGCCGATGAAACGTATTGTATTGAAGCATTAATGCAGGATGGAAAAGCGCTTCAGGCAGGAACTTCTCACTTCCTTGGACAGAATTTCGCAAAAGCATTCGACGTAAAATTCACTAACAAAGAAGGAAAAATAGAGCACGCTTGGGCAACTTCTTGGGGAACTTCTACCCGCTTAATGGGTGCTTTAATTATGACGCATTCTGATGATCTTGGTTTAGTACTTCCTCCAACTTTAGCACCGATCCAAGTGGTAATTGTTCCTATCTTTAAAGGAGAAGAGCAACTAAATCAGATTAGTGAGGTAGCTTTAGAAATTCAAAATAAATTAAAACTGAAAGGTATCTCAGTTAAATTTGATAATGATACTCAAAACAAACCAGGCTGGAAATTTGCAGAATACGAATTGAAAGGTGTTCCGTTGAGAATTGCAATGGGTCCTAGAGATTTAGAAAACAAATCTGTAGAAATCGCAAGAAGAGATAATCTTACGAAAGAAACGCGTCCATTGGAAGGTTTAGATTCTTATATCGAAGATTTATTGAAAACCATTCAGCAGGATATGTATACTAAAGCTTATGAGTTTAGAAAAAACAATTTCACAAAAGTAGATTCTTATGATGAGTTTAAAAAAGTTTTAGAAGAAAAGCCAGGATTCATCTACGCACATTGGGACGGAACTGCTGAAGAGGAAGAGCAGATTAAAGAAGAAACTAAAGCAACCATTAGATGTATTCCTTTAGATGACGATATTGAAGAAGGTGTTTCTTTGATCTCTGGAAAACCATCAAAAAGAAGAGTTTTATTTGCGAAAGCTTACTAA
- a CDS encoding OmpA family protein, with amino-acid sequence MSLNIIDLIKGQLGSALVSQAASQLGESEAGISKAVSGLLPVIVGGLANNSDNPAVLDSVSNASSQGVLGNLLDTASNNSMVSGLLSSIFGDKLSGIINTIATYAGISNNSSSSLLNLVTGATVGSVGKYAAENNLDKSGISSLLNDQKGVVSTLLPAGLSLASLNVGDWAKGYKFDNDNDTIASTPHEEPKVEVTRSVADGGTFPNNPTPSEGGSIWKWLLPLLLLIAAGYFLWKQCEKKETTTTTTVSGDSLNTVNDTMSTQNDTTTMTTTKVDEDIDLNGMALKGYKGGLEDQMITFLKSDGYKNAANDDALNKKWYDFDHVNFKIGSANALEAGSEGQLQNLVAILKAYPDAKIKIGGYTDKTGDEAKNKKLSSDRAHFIKDWLGKQGVGAQVIAADGYGSEFAKVDASASNEERAVDRKMSVRFAK; translated from the coding sequence ATGTCATTAAACATCATTGATCTTATCAAAGGGCAGCTAGGTTCTGCACTTGTTTCTCAGGCTGCATCGCAACTTGGAGAAAGTGAAGCCGGGATTTCTAAAGCCGTTTCGGGTTTACTTCCGGTGATTGTAGGCGGATTAGCCAACAATTCTGACAATCCTGCAGTATTGGATTCTGTTTCCAATGCTTCTTCGCAAGGTGTTTTGGGGAATTTATTAGACACCGCGTCTAACAATTCTATGGTTTCTGGACTATTGTCATCAATTTTCGGTGATAAACTTAGTGGAATTATCAATACCATTGCAACCTATGCCGGAATCAGCAACAATTCATCATCTTCGTTATTAAATCTAGTTACCGGTGCAACAGTAGGTTCTGTAGGAAAATATGCTGCAGAAAATAATCTAGACAAATCTGGCATTTCATCATTATTAAATGATCAGAAAGGAGTTGTTTCTACACTTTTACCAGCCGGACTTTCGTTAGCATCTTTAAATGTTGGTGATTGGGCAAAAGGTTATAAGTTTGACAATGATAACGACACCATTGCATCAACTCCACACGAAGAACCGAAAGTAGAAGTTACCAGAAGCGTTGCGGATGGTGGTACTTTCCCAAACAACCCGACTCCTTCCGAAGGCGGTTCTATCTGGAAATGGCTTCTTCCATTGTTACTTTTAATCGCAGCAGGATATTTCTTATGGAAACAGTGTGAGAAAAAAGAAACTACAACTACAACAACTGTTTCAGGTGACAGCTTAAATACTGTAAATGATACGATGTCAACACAAAACGACACAACTACAATGACGACCACCAAAGTTGATGAAGATATCGATTTAAACGGAATGGCATTGAAAGGTTACAAAGGCGGACTGGAAGATCAAATGATCACCTTCTTAAAATCTGATGGCTACAAAAACGCTGCAAACGATGATGCATTAAATAAAAAATGGTATGATTTTGACCATGTGAATTTCAAAATAGGAAGTGCGAATGCTTTAGAAGCAGGTTCTGAAGGACAATTACAAAATTTAGTAGCGATTCTAAAAGCATATCCCGATGCAAAAATAAAAATTGGTGGTTACACCGATAAAACAGGAGATGAAGCTAAGAACAAAAAACTTTCTTCAGACAGAGCTCATTTCATTAAAGATTGGTTAGGAAAACAAGGTGTAGGAGCACAGGTTATTGCTGCCGATGGATACGGAAGTGAATTTGCTAAAGTTGATGCATCAGCTTCAAACGAAGAAAGAGCAGTTGACAGAAAAATGTCTGTAAGATTTGCAAAATAA